A window of the Garra rufa chromosome 10, GarRuf1.0, whole genome shotgun sequence genome harbors these coding sequences:
- the LOC141344683 gene encoding uncharacterized protein isoform X2: protein MSRVTADLKYQTLLECNYCYPDEVLDDIKDVSTDFPHLQLYVDYYLYPNNDKKKLVYLGGTVPVPYEGATYNIPVCIWIHETHPKNPPRCFVCPSPSMIINSKSSNVDANGRVLLHCLSNWKIGWSNLSIVLEEMIAAFQRETPLFATYPVRTPPLHSQGKPLQAELVVQPNPVSSYGSWPHTGSSSVQKMSTAQHGASVSSLPQHANNSLPKSTKSQINLHQASETEMSGVRRSYTQELLDFGITFGAQALETNHQTNPFISPASAPTSNASNVDDIDDLFKSLQLQRVVNMYQLSNREKDVYNAEGAWQDCGAGVQSGLVDDRHKVVVSQLPVGVSPSKMKNKLTIFFQRRQNAGGEVLDVKYPAAQPDQAWVLFRHWRDAEHVLRQPDRDCTTQRTCCQIPGGVQGEKAEMFRSLLSLEGCSFSSTDVLEAVQSCRDLPSALKYLCHDCPICQEQVSFNRMITMTHCCCTFCESCFKKYFSSVIKEKNIVHAVCPLCNLPDVQRGRREESMEYFSLLDTQIRYYLDPQIHELFQRKLRDQALQEMPNFRWCAHCCFGLLHEADRLRMDCPSCGKSTCFQCKRPWAPQHEGISCEKFKEWEQLNSPEYQNSRLEQLLSRNKIDCPKCKFRFFLARGGCLHFRCTQCQHEFCGGCSQPFKQGSACNFSIECRAKGLHAHHPRNCLYHLRDWSVQRLRTLLQHYGVSHPLMFSPKNTAGRHSKGICGVMEFQESGAVKEEPCGRPALPEYSGYCTVHYKEFLVELINSNALDPVVLLDVAELRAEMDRWKVPVPDKQPSEPDQRYADRLRQILKERVRLTSGAASGLRAAAPPTPSPSSPPAAGAPWYSILSRAVPEDSQQLLLLTD from the exons ATGTCGCGCGTTACAGCTGATCTGAAGTATCAAACACTTCTCGAG TGTAATTACTGTTACCCGGATGAGGTCCTTGATGACATCAAAGATGTGTCGACAGATTTCCCACACCTGCAGCTATATGTGGACTATTATC TCTATCCCAACAATGATAAAAAGAAGTTGGTTTATTTGGGTGGCACCGTTCCTGTACCATATGAAG GTGCTACGTACAACATTCCTGTTTGCATCTGGATCCATGAGACCCATCCCAAAAACCCACCCAGGTGTTTTGTCTGCCCTTCACCCTCCATGATCATCAATTCTAAAAGCAGCAATGTTGATGCCAATGGCCGCGTTCTTCTCCACTGTCTCAGCAACTGGAAGATT GGCTGGTCGAACTTGTCAATAGTTCTGGAAGAAATGATTGCTGCCTTTCAGCGTGAAACTCCTCTTTTTGCCACCTATCCAGTCAGAACCCCTCCGCTACATTCTCAAGGAAAACCCCTGCAGGCTGAACTGGTAGTTCAACCGAATCCTGTTTCATCCTATGGCAG CTGGCCACATACAGGCAGCAGTTCAGTGCAAAAAATGTCAACAGCTCAACATGGAGCGTCCGTCTCATCTTTGCCTCAGCATGCCAACAACA GTCTACCCAAGAGTACAAAGTCCCAGATAAACCTGCATCAAGCCAGTGAAACAGAGATGAGCGGGGTAAGGAGATCATACACGCAAGAGCTGCTGGATTTCGGGATCACGTTTGGTGCGCAAGCTTTGGAGACCAACCACCAAACAAACCCATTTATTTCTCCTGCCTCAG CTCCCACCAGCAATGCTTCTAATGTTGATGACATAGACGACCTGTTCAAAAGCCTTCAATTACAACGAGTTGTCAACATGTACCAATTGAGCAACAGGGAGAAAG ATGTTTATAATGCTGAAGGAGCTTGGCAGGATTGTGGTGCTGGAGTTCAATCAGGCTTAGTGGACGACCGTCACAAGGTGGTGGTTAGCCAGCTTCCTGTGGGTGTCTCTCCCAGCAAGATGAAGAACAAGCTCACTATCTTCTTCCAGCGGAGGCAGAATGCAGGAGGAGAGGTTCTGGATGTCAAATACCCTGCAGCGCAGCCAGACCAGGCTTGGGTGCTCTTCAGACACTGGAGAG ATGCAGAGCATGTTCTGAGGCAGCCTGACAGG GATTGCACTACACAAAGAACATGCTGTCAGATCCCAGGTGGTGTTCAAGGTGAGAAAGCTGAGATGTTCAGGAGTCTCTTGAGTCTGGAGGGGTGCAGTTTCAGCTCCACAGATGTCCTGGAAGCAGTGCAGTCGTGCCGAGACCTCCCCTCTGCTCTGAAATATCTCTGCCATGATTGCCCTATATGCCAGGAGCAAGTATCCTTCAACAGG atgatCACCATGACACACTGCTGTTGTACATTCTGTGAGAGCTGTTTTAAGAAGTACTTCTCCTCTGTCATTAAGGAAAAGAATATAGTACATGCTGTTTGTCCCCTCTGTAATCTTCCCGATGTACAAAGAGGCCGCAGGGAGGAGTCTATGGAGTACTTCAGCCTACTCGACACACAG ATCAGGTATTATCTGGACCCCCAGATCCATGAGCTCTTCCAGAGAAAGCTCAGAGACCAGGCACTGCAGGAAATGCCCAACTTCCGCTGGTGTGCACAT tgtTGCTTTGGGCTCCTTCATGAAGCAGACAGGCTGAGAATGGACTGCCCCAGCTGTGGGAAAAGCACATGCTTTCAATGTAAAAGGCCG TGGGCTCCACAGCATGAAGGAATCTCATGTGAGAAGTTCAAAGAATGGGAGCAACTCAACAGCCCCGAGTACCAAAACTCAAGGCTGGAGCAGCTCCTCAGCAGGAATAAAATAG ACTGCCCAAAATGCAAATTTCGCTTCTTCCTGGCCAGAGGAGGCTGTTTGCATTTCAGATGCACTCAGTGCCAGCACGAATTCTGTGGAGGATGCAGTCAGCCTTTTAAACAAGGCTCT GCCTGTAATTTTTCTATCGAGTGCAGAGCTAAGGGGTTACATGCTCATCACCCTCGAAACTGCCTTTATCATCTGAGAGACTGGAGTGTCCAGAGACTACGGACCCTGCTTCAG CACTATGGGGTATCACATCCCCTCATGTTCAGCCCCAAAAATACAGCAGGGAGACACTCTAAAG GTATTTGTGGTGTAATGGAGTTCCAAGAATCAGGAGCTGTCAAGGAGGAGCCATGTGGACGACCAGCTCTTCCAGAGTACAGTGGTTACTGCAC GGTACATTATAAAGAGTTTCTGGTGGAGCTAATAAACAGCAATGCACTGGACCCTGTGGTACTGCTAGATGTTGCGGAACTGAGGGCAGAAATGGACCGCTGGAAAGTGCCAGTACCAGATAAACAACCTTCAGAACCAGATCAACGGTACGCGGACAGACTTCGGCAG
- the LOC141344683 gene encoding uncharacterized protein isoform X1: protein MSRVTADLKYQTLLECNYCYPDEVLDDIKDVSTDFPHLQLYVDYYLYPNNDKKKLVYLGGTVPVPYEGATYNIPVCIWIHETHPKNPPRCFVCPSPSMIINSKSSNVDANGRVLLHCLSNWKIGWSNLSIVLEEMIAAFQRETPLFATYPVRTPPLHSQGKPLQAELVVQPNPVSSYGSWPHTGSSSVQKMSTAQHGASVSSLPQHANNSLPKSTKSQINLHQASETEMSGVRRSYTQELLDFGITFGAQALETNHQTNPFISPASAPTSNASNVDDIDDLFKSLQLQRVVNMYQLSNREKDVYNAEGAWQDCGAGVQSGLVDDRHKVVVSQLPVGVSPSKMKNKLTIFFQRRQNAGGEVLDVKYPAAQPDQAWVLFRHWRDAEHVLRQPDRVITINEQQFLIQLKRFEDMEIPGGVQGEKAEMFRSLLSLEGCSFSSTDVLEAVQSCRDLPSALKYLCHDCPICQEQVSFNRMITMTHCCCTFCESCFKKYFSSVIKEKNIVHAVCPLCNLPDVQRGRREESMEYFSLLDTQIRYYLDPQIHELFQRKLRDQALQEMPNFRWCAHCCFGLLHEADRLRMDCPSCGKSTCFQCKRPWAPQHEGISCEKFKEWEQLNSPEYQNSRLEQLLSRNKIDCPKCKFRFFLARGGCLHFRCTQCQHEFCGGCSQPFKQGSACNFSIECRAKGLHAHHPRNCLYHLRDWSVQRLRTLLQHYGVSHPLMFSPKNTAGRHSKGICGVMEFQESGAVKEEPCGRPALPEYSGYCTVHYKEFLVELINSNALDPVVLLDVAELRAEMDRWKVPVPDKQPSEPDQRYADRLRQILKERVRLTSGAASGLRAAAPPTPSPSSPPAAGAPWYSILSRAVPEDSQQLLLLTD, encoded by the exons ATGTCGCGCGTTACAGCTGATCTGAAGTATCAAACACTTCTCGAG TGTAATTACTGTTACCCGGATGAGGTCCTTGATGACATCAAAGATGTGTCGACAGATTTCCCACACCTGCAGCTATATGTGGACTATTATC TCTATCCCAACAATGATAAAAAGAAGTTGGTTTATTTGGGTGGCACCGTTCCTGTACCATATGAAG GTGCTACGTACAACATTCCTGTTTGCATCTGGATCCATGAGACCCATCCCAAAAACCCACCCAGGTGTTTTGTCTGCCCTTCACCCTCCATGATCATCAATTCTAAAAGCAGCAATGTTGATGCCAATGGCCGCGTTCTTCTCCACTGTCTCAGCAACTGGAAGATT GGCTGGTCGAACTTGTCAATAGTTCTGGAAGAAATGATTGCTGCCTTTCAGCGTGAAACTCCTCTTTTTGCCACCTATCCAGTCAGAACCCCTCCGCTACATTCTCAAGGAAAACCCCTGCAGGCTGAACTGGTAGTTCAACCGAATCCTGTTTCATCCTATGGCAG CTGGCCACATACAGGCAGCAGTTCAGTGCAAAAAATGTCAACAGCTCAACATGGAGCGTCCGTCTCATCTTTGCCTCAGCATGCCAACAACA GTCTACCCAAGAGTACAAAGTCCCAGATAAACCTGCATCAAGCCAGTGAAACAGAGATGAGCGGGGTAAGGAGATCATACACGCAAGAGCTGCTGGATTTCGGGATCACGTTTGGTGCGCAAGCTTTGGAGACCAACCACCAAACAAACCCATTTATTTCTCCTGCCTCAG CTCCCACCAGCAATGCTTCTAATGTTGATGACATAGACGACCTGTTCAAAAGCCTTCAATTACAACGAGTTGTCAACATGTACCAATTGAGCAACAGGGAGAAAG ATGTTTATAATGCTGAAGGAGCTTGGCAGGATTGTGGTGCTGGAGTTCAATCAGGCTTAGTGGACGACCGTCACAAGGTGGTGGTTAGCCAGCTTCCTGTGGGTGTCTCTCCCAGCAAGATGAAGAACAAGCTCACTATCTTCTTCCAGCGGAGGCAGAATGCAGGAGGAGAGGTTCTGGATGTCAAATACCCTGCAGCGCAGCCAGACCAGGCTTGGGTGCTCTTCAGACACTGGAGAG ATGCAGAGCATGTTCTGAGGCAGCCTGACAGGGTGATTACCATTAATGAGCAGCAATTTCTTATTCAGCTGAAGAGGTTTGAGGACATGGAG ATCCCAGGTGGTGTTCAAGGTGAGAAAGCTGAGATGTTCAGGAGTCTCTTGAGTCTGGAGGGGTGCAGTTTCAGCTCCACAGATGTCCTGGAAGCAGTGCAGTCGTGCCGAGACCTCCCCTCTGCTCTGAAATATCTCTGCCATGATTGCCCTATATGCCAGGAGCAAGTATCCTTCAACAGG atgatCACCATGACACACTGCTGTTGTACATTCTGTGAGAGCTGTTTTAAGAAGTACTTCTCCTCTGTCATTAAGGAAAAGAATATAGTACATGCTGTTTGTCCCCTCTGTAATCTTCCCGATGTACAAAGAGGCCGCAGGGAGGAGTCTATGGAGTACTTCAGCCTACTCGACACACAG ATCAGGTATTATCTGGACCCCCAGATCCATGAGCTCTTCCAGAGAAAGCTCAGAGACCAGGCACTGCAGGAAATGCCCAACTTCCGCTGGTGTGCACAT tgtTGCTTTGGGCTCCTTCATGAAGCAGACAGGCTGAGAATGGACTGCCCCAGCTGTGGGAAAAGCACATGCTTTCAATGTAAAAGGCCG TGGGCTCCACAGCATGAAGGAATCTCATGTGAGAAGTTCAAAGAATGGGAGCAACTCAACAGCCCCGAGTACCAAAACTCAAGGCTGGAGCAGCTCCTCAGCAGGAATAAAATAG ACTGCCCAAAATGCAAATTTCGCTTCTTCCTGGCCAGAGGAGGCTGTTTGCATTTCAGATGCACTCAGTGCCAGCACGAATTCTGTGGAGGATGCAGTCAGCCTTTTAAACAAGGCTCT GCCTGTAATTTTTCTATCGAGTGCAGAGCTAAGGGGTTACATGCTCATCACCCTCGAAACTGCCTTTATCATCTGAGAGACTGGAGTGTCCAGAGACTACGGACCCTGCTTCAG CACTATGGGGTATCACATCCCCTCATGTTCAGCCCCAAAAATACAGCAGGGAGACACTCTAAAG GTATTTGTGGTGTAATGGAGTTCCAAGAATCAGGAGCTGTCAAGGAGGAGCCATGTGGACGACCAGCTCTTCCAGAGTACAGTGGTTACTGCAC GGTACATTATAAAGAGTTTCTGGTGGAGCTAATAAACAGCAATGCACTGGACCCTGTGGTACTGCTAGATGTTGCGGAACTGAGGGCAGAAATGGACCGCTGGAAAGTGCCAGTACCAGATAAACAACCTTCAGAACCAGATCAACGGTACGCGGACAGACTTCGGCAG